Sequence from the Streptomyces mobaraensis NBRC 13819 = DSM 40847 genome:
CCGGCCGGCGGCGGCCGTGGCGTCGGTGTCGTCCGGCAGGACCGCGCGGAGGACGTGGTCGGCCACCGCCTCCGGGTCGCGCCGCGCCGCCCGGGGGACGCTCGCCGCCGCCGCGTGCAGCCGGGCGAAGGCCCGGTCCATGGCGTCGCCGGTGCGGTGCAGCAGCCCGTCGCTGTAGAGCAGGAGCGTCTCGCCCGGCGCCGGTTCGATCTCGACGCTGGGCGCCTCCCAGCAGGCCAGCATGCCCAGCGGCGCGGAGAGCGAGGTCTCGACGTACTCGGTGCGGTGGTCGCCGATGATCAGCGGTGAGCAGTGGCCCGCCGCGGCGACGACGACCTTGCGGCTGGCCGGGTCGCAGTAGGCGAAGAGGGCCGTGGAGGAGCGGGCGGGTTCGGTCAGCCGCAGCAGGAGTTCCAGGTCGGAGAGGACGGCGACCGGATCCTCGCCCTCCATCACCGCGTACGCCCGCAGGGACGCCCGCAGCCGGCCGGTCGCCGCGACGGCGGACGGGCCGGATCCGGTGATCCCGCCGACGGCGAGGCCGAGCGCGCCCTCGGGAAGGGGGAGCGCGTCGTACCAGTCGCCGCCGCCGCGCGGCCCGGTGCGGTGCCGTACGGCGAGCCGGATCCCGGCGACGCGCGGCAGCCGGCCGGGGAGCAGCTCGTCGTGGAGCGCGGCCAGGGCGGTGCGGGCGCGGCCGAGCTCCAGCAGCCGGGCCAGGTGCCCGGCCGCGTGGGCGCAGTAGCGGGCGGCGAGCCGCCGCTGGCGCTCGGTGGGTTCGGCCGGTTCGTCGTAGAGCCAGACGGCGGCGCCGATCCGGCGGTCCGGCGGGGGCTCGGCGGGGCCGTCCTGGGTGGGACGGTCCTGGCCGGGGCCGTTCTGACCGGGGCCGTTCTGGCCGGGGGGCGGCGAGGGGGTGTCCGGCGGGGCGGCGGCGTCCAGGGGCATCGCGTAGCTGGCGGCGTATCCGAGCCGGGCCGCGACCTCGCGGTGCCGGGGGTCCAGGTCCTTCTCCCCGGGGATGTCGGGGCGGGCGGTGCCGGAGCGGGAGCCGACGGGCGGCAGTCCCTCCAGGAGGTGAACGTACGGATGGGACGCGGCGGAGGGGGCAGGCGCGGGGGGCGACTGACGCGAGGAAGGGGAGGAGGGGGAGGGGGATGACGGGCGAGAAGGGGCTGAAGAGCAAGAAGGGGCTGACTGCGAGGCTTGAGAGACATCCGGGGTCTGTGGGGTCTCTGCGATCTGTGAGCTGTCCGGGCTGTCCGGGCTGTCCGGGCTGTGCGGTACCTGCGGGCTGTGCGGAATGGTCTCCAGATGGCCGAGGTCCGCGCGGCCGAGTCCGAGCGTGGCGGTCGCCGTACGGCCGGAGTCGTCGACCGGGTGGAGGGTGACCAGGCCCCGACCGGCGCCCAGGAGGGTGGCGCCGGCGCGCAGGAGTTCGCACAGCGCGTCGTCCAGGTCTGTGGTGCGGGTGAGGCGCTCGGTGAGTTCCTGGAGCGTGGTGAGGTCCGAGACCCAGCCGGCGAGGCGGTCCTGGACGAGGCCGTCAGGGCGCTGGGGGCCGCGGGGAGCGCCGGTGTTCGAGGGGGCTGAGGCGCCGGACGGGTCTGTGGCGCCGGACGATTCCGTGGTGCCGGACGGGTCCGTGGTGCCCGTGAGAGGGGAGTTGACGGCGTTCGCGGGGCACGCGGCGAAAGCAGAAGCCGCGGCGGGGGCGGGGAGGGACGGATCGATTCCGGCCACTTTCGGGAGGTGGGGGGCGCTCATGGCCGTCTGCTCCGCCGGACCCGTGCGGAGACGGCCCCGGGGCCCGCCCCGGAGAGTGTCCGCAGGGCTCCGGCGTCCGGTTTCGACCAGCCCGTCGGCCTGCGTGTTCCATGGAATAGCACCGCAAACCCCCTGTCGTGGTGCGCGCTATCGGTGACTCCACATGTACACGCCCCGGTGAGGCGATGTCCAGCATTGGACCAGTGGGAATGATGGTGTCTGAGGGGTTTTGAAGTTGGCCGGAAAATAGTGTCGTGCTCGCCGAATTGCGGTCGACTGGCCGTGCTCGACAGCGCGTCACCGCCACCGCGGTGGGTACGTACTTGAGGAAGGGCAGGGGGAGTTGGGGGCGCCCCGGAACCCGGCGGAACACCCGGGCGTCTTACCCGGCAACGGCCGTGCCCGTCCCCGAGTGGCGTGGGGGAACCCATGCCGTGGGCGAGGGGCGTACCGGCCCCAGCACCAAGCGCCATACGCGCGCCACCCTCCGCCATGTTTCACGCTCGGCCCCAGGCGTGATGCGCTGCGTTGTACGCGCAGTGACCTGTGATCCATGTGGTGCGCCGACCATGAAGCGCGGCGGCGCGTCGAGTGCCGCGCGAAGCGGCGCCCGTAGTGCCATGTAATGCGACACGCAGTGCTGCACCTGCAACGAATGCAGTGCCCTGAAGCAACGAATGCAGTGCCCTGACGGCCCTGGTCTCTCCGACCGGGGCCCACCTTCGGCGTTCACGGAAAGGAACGAGCGCTCATGCGCGAGATCCTCGGAAGGCGACGCAAGCTCTCGCTCCGGCGGCCCGGCCGGTCCGCGGTGGTCACCGCGGCCCTGACCTACGCCACGGAGTGGCAGTGGCCCGTACTCCCCGGTGTGGGCCTCCGGCCCGGCATCGGCCGCGTGCGCGAATGCGGCTGCGCCCACCCGGACTGCGCGGTACCGGGCGCCCACCCGTTCGACCCGGGGCTGCTGGCGGCCACCACGGACGCGCGGATGGTCCGCTGGTGGTGGACCAACCGCCCGGAGGCACCGGTCGTCCTCGCCACCGGGGGGCGTGCGGCGAGTGCCGTGAGCCTCCCCGCGATCGCCGGGGCGCGCGCGCTGGCGGCCTTCGACCGCGCGGGCGTGCGCCTCGGTCCGGTGGTGGCCACACCGACGCGCTGGACGCTCCTGGTGGCGCCCTACTCGCTGGAGGTCCTCGGCGAACTGCTGCACAGCCAGGAGTGGGTGCCGGGTTCGCTCCGCTTCCACGGCGACGGCGGCTACGTCGTCCTCCCCCCGTCCACCACGGGCCCCGGCCGGGCCCGCTGGGAGCGCGCGCCGCAGCCCGTCGGAACACCGTCCTCCGGGGTGTCCGGGCGGAACCGCCTCGGCCGGTCGGCGTCCGGGCGGGCCGCGGGCGGCGCGGCGGCGGGGGCGCGGCCGTGGCTGCCGGACGTGGCCTCGGTGGTCGACGTCCTGGTCGAGCAGAGCGCGGCCACCGGGTCGACGGGCGGCGGCAGCCGGCTGGCGTACTGAACGGCCGTACCGGAAGGGCCGGATCCGAACGGCCGTACCGGCTCCGCGCATTGGCCGGTCGTACCGGATGGCCGCACCGGAAGGCCGGGTACCACGGCCCACTTCGTCCCACCACTGTCGGAGAACGCATCGCTCGGGCGCGGCTCGCCCGTGGAGCGCGTACGGACGGGAGACGCACGCGCTCTCACTCGTACGGGTGCAAGCCGCGCCGAGAACTGCGGGATTCGGGTGGTCAACGGCGGGGTGCCGGGGGTGGGGGCCGCTATGTTCGGGGACCGGGCCTGCGTCGGAAGCGGTGCCGGTCGAACGCCGGTGGTCGTCGGCGGGTTCCGACCGGACGCCCCTCCTGGCCGCGCCGGTCCGGCGGGGCGCGTTCCGATCGCCCCGCGTCCAGTGTCCGCGGCGAGTCGCAGGTGGTCCCATGGAGCGTGCGTCCGGTGTGCCCGGCGTGTCCCAGCAACGTGCAGCGAATCTCCGGATGGTCGCGCTCGCGGCCGTGGTGGCGCTCGCCGTCGTCCTCCCGCTCGCGGCGGCGACCGCGGGCCCCGCGGCCCCGGCCGGCCGGTCGAAGGCCGGGCCGGACCGGAAACCGGCGGGTGTCCGTCCGGCCGGCGCCGAGCGTTCCGGGGCGCTCGGGGGCCTCGGCGACACGGCCGGTGACGCGGTCGCGGCGGCCGGCGCGCTGACGGACGGCGCGCGGAAGGGGACGGGCGCCGACGGCGGCCCCGGCGCGCACCGGGGCGCGCGGTCCGCGGTCGCACCCCCCGCGGGCCCGGACGAGCCGCCGGCCGTGACCCGCTGCGGCCCGGAACTCGAGTCCCCCGAGGGCCTGGAGGCCCAGACCTGCGTGCAGACGGAGGGCACGGAGACCTGGGCGCGGACGTACTACCGGAACGGCATCGACGATCCGGTGACCGGCGTGTTGACCTTGATGGCCCCGGACGGCGGCTCGCTCCAGGTGCGCTGCCCGATGCCCGCGACGGACGCCCCGGACACCTGTGAGACCCCCCGGCGGCGGACTGTGCGCGGACATGGCGCGTATGCGGCGGTCGCGGAGATCGCCTCGGCTGAAGGGAAGCTGCTCCTCCGCTCCGGCAGCAACTCACCGGAGAGCGGGGACGATTAGCCCGCCCCGCGCGGAACGTCCGGCTCCGGCACGGGGCCGGCGTCCGCCGCCGCCGTCGGACCGCCTCGCGGGAACCGTCGCCGCCGGGCGGGAGAAACGTCGTGGCCTCGGCCTGCGGGCTTCTGGGAGGGGGCATCGGGGCGGTCCGGCGGTTCCCGCGGGGCGCGCTCCCGGAGACGCCCGGTGATCCACGGCGGGGTCCGCCGGCGTCCGGGCATGGAAGCGCCCGATCGCTGGCGACGGGGGATGCACCAGCGACCGGGCTCCTAGAACGGTAACAAGAGATCGGCGGTTCGCAAATTCGATCGTGGATTTCCGGACGCCGATTTCCGGGCTGACAGCGGGAGTTGTGACAGGAGTCACGCGAGTGACGGTCGCTGAACCCCGGAACCGGCGCTTCCGCGGGAGTGCGAAGCGCGGGCCTCCGGGGCCCGGGCTGCTGACCGGAGCGTCGGCCTCCGCCCCGGATGCGGACGGGGAGCCGGAAGCGGTGGGGTTGCCCCTGGCCCGCCCTTTCACCGTTTCCTGAGGCTGCCGCCCCAGACCCCCCTTCGCGGCTTCGCCGCTCGTCCTCAAGCGCCGGACGGGCTGATATTCAGCCCGTCCGGCGCTTGAGGACAACCGCGCGGAGCACGGTTCCGGGGGTGCGGG
This genomic interval carries:
- a CDS encoding PP2C family protein-serine/threonine phosphatase — protein: MSAPHLPKVAGIDPSLPAPAAASAFAACPANAVNSPLTGTTDPSGTTESSGATDPSGASAPSNTGAPRGPQRPDGLVQDRLAGWVSDLTTLQELTERLTRTTDLDDALCELLRAGATLLGAGRGLVTLHPVDDSGRTATATLGLGRADLGHLETIPHSPQVPHSPDSPDSPDSSQIAETPQTPDVSQASQSAPSCSSAPSRPSSPSPSSPSSRQSPPAPAPSAASHPYVHLLEGLPPVGSRSGTARPDIPGEKDLDPRHREVAARLGYAASYAMPLDAAAPPDTPSPPPGQNGPGQNGPGQDRPTQDGPAEPPPDRRIGAAVWLYDEPAEPTERQRRLAARYCAHAAGHLARLLELGRARTALAALHDELLPGRLPRVAGIRLAVRHRTGPRGGGDWYDALPLPEGALGLAVGGITGSGPSAVAATGRLRASLRAYAVMEGEDPVAVLSDLELLLRLTEPARSSTALFAYCDPASRKVVVAAAGHCSPLIIGDHRTEYVETSLSAPLGMLACWEAPSVEIEPAPGETLLLYSDGLLHRTGDAMDRAFARLHAAAASVPRAARRDPEAVADHVLRAVLPDDTDATAAAGRGSGDGTDPSGGYDELRSGEDVVLLVAHFD
- a CDS encoding bifunctional DNA primase/polymerase, producing the protein MREILGRRRKLSLRRPGRSAVVTAALTYATEWQWPVLPGVGLRPGIGRVRECGCAHPDCAVPGAHPFDPGLLAATTDARMVRWWWTNRPEAPVVLATGGRAASAVSLPAIAGARALAAFDRAGVRLGPVVATPTRWTLLVAPYSLEVLGELLHSQEWVPGSLRFHGDGGYVVLPPSTTGPGRARWERAPQPVGTPSSGVSGRNRLGRSASGRAAGGAAAGARPWLPDVASVVDVLVEQSAATGSTGGGSRLAY